The DNA segment CTTCAGAGGATTCTGAGAAGATAAACCAAAAAGTTGGACTACTCCAGCCAAGTTTAAGTCTTTAAATGACAGGCATTTTATCCTTCAAAGAGACTTAAAGGCAGGTGGTGCATGAATTTAACTTTTTATTCAACTTAAATCCCTCACAGTGCGAGCAGTGTGTTGCTGCTTTTTACTTGCAGGAACATTGCATTATCCAAAGAATATATCCCATGTCTTGTCATTGGTCCGATTCTTCTTATCCTGAAGGCAGAGCTGGCAGGGGGACAAAAGGCAAGTGTCCTGCACAGGTCGACACAGTGACACCACCAGCTCTTTGGTCTGGCCGATCGTGGTGGCGAGATAGGAATGGATAAACTGTTTCTGTGGGCTGGGTCGATTTATACTCATAAAGAGTTGCGATCAGGAGTGCTTGTAATTGATTGATTGTTTGATTGAAATCTGTGGGAGCCAGAATTCTGGATGTTTGTAGGGGATCAACTATTTCCTTCACTCAGtgacaaatgcaaataaatttataacttttatgcaatgtgttttttgtggATTTGTAGTTGTGTctcttttcattaaaatgaaagtaccATAAAAATTACAGACTCTTATTCTCTTTGGAAGTGGAGTAACCTTACAAATTCATCAggaatcaaataattatttcccccactgtTAAGAAGTCAAAGGCCAGTTGTATAAGGAGCTTCAGCTATGGGACAGAATCTATACAAGCTAATCATAAGAATCTCTTTAGCCCATAAGAAACCTCTTTACACACTGAGGAAGGTTTCTGTTAAAGTTTTAACACTGACTGTCCCACTGTTTTCCTTAAAGTAAAAATGGGTCTGGGGTCTTATGGGTTGAGTAATGCTTTCCTGTACAGTTCTTATCATATCTACAGGTACGTGCATTATCAGAAGAAATATTATTTCTGTTAAACATGCACATAATGTCAAACGTATGCCACATAAACACTGTACCCGCGACAAGATTACAGAAGAGAGTTTCTGATCACTCAGGATTGTTTTTCATTAACTCATATGTGATACTGCAGAGCCACTTAGAGGCTTTCCACTGCTGGCTGAGGACTGTCAtagaggaagcacatgcagaatTCTGCTGTGGATTCAAAGTTATCAGACAACGCATGTGACTAAAGCGGACAGTGAGTCTAAACTGGAGGGCGTAAATTGCACCTTTTGTCGTAGCATGTTTTCCATTGAAAATACAGGGGAAGGGGGAGCTGAAAAAAACTGCAACATTCATACTGCAGTGACATGTGGGCCATTTAAGGGGAAGTTACGAAAGGAAtagcacaacaacaaataaaaagttaaacttTTTCTGCTCAGCAAACAGTAGTTGAATCCTCGACCTCGGCTCCCAGGTCAAAACAATTCGCGCTACGACTGCAGAAACTGTGCAGCACACGGACGGGTGTTGATGTTGTTTCCACGCAGAGTCTCTGTAGTCACTCAGACCGTGTCTTACACAGAGAAATATAGATCTGAAAACTAATCTGATTAGTTAGATAATGTCCTTTCCACGACACAGACTACACTACACCAGAGTGTGTTTTACCAAATTAATGAGCAAATGAAACAAATGCGCAACACTTTCATGGCACATACGTTTACCCTTATCTCAATTCTCTCTGATGTGTCGCATGGCAAACTTACTGTGTCAGACTGTTGCCTCTCTGTCCCCGATGTCAGCATCATAAATCGGGGGACGCAGTTCTCTGAGCAGGAAGATCTTTAGCGCAGTTGGGAAAGAAATGGGCGTGAAAGGTCGAGATCACGAGTTTGGAGTCACCGCTCACTGGTAACATTCCTCTCATTTTTTCTAAcgacaaaatgacaaaactcATGGGTTAGAATTGTTTATTCTAACCCATGAGTAGACAATGGGTGGACCGCGGTCCGGATCGGGACCCAGATGAAGTTCTGTGTGGAACCAGACCGTTTATATTTTACTCTGCGCAGCTTTCCACGTACTTACGGTAAGGCTATTTCTGATGTACGCAGTTTTTTCGTTTGTATTTACGGTACTCGACGTACGTACACAGGAACGGGTCAATCGCGTACGTTGTAAGCCATCCCACGTGATGTGACTCATCCAATCAAGTAATTCAGTTGAATAGGCGCATTGCGTGTATGCGAAAATAGAAAGTTTTGTACTGAAAGTACACATTATGGGAAACACTATCCccataatattaaaaaaactgcgttctgtttttaacattttggaaATCACTGCTCCTGATAATTATACTTTTATATGAAAGGTGATTAAAAACTATTTATAGTGAACCCTGCCactgataaataaataactcaataaataaacacatggtTTCCGTTTCAGTGCCACATGGTTGAGGACCTTTTCCCCTGCTTTGACAGGTCTGCACAGATTAACTCCAATGCCAGGAAATGTGTTTCATATTTGATTCAAATCACTTTATTAAATTCTTGCATATAATCAAGGCtttaccttttgtttttaaatgcagctgATTATTCCAAATCTTTATGCACTGGTGCTTCTGTACAAATCAATTTGAAATTTCTATATCTAGCACAGTATGAGATATTTTAGCTAGTGATAAAAAAACAGCCCAGGTTTAAAAACCAGGCCGCAGCAGCAGtagtagaaaaaaaacccagcagttTGCCTCATGGTAAACTATACAAAGTCATTGGCTTATTGTCATCATGCTGCGCTTTTCACAAATGAACATCGTGGAAACGATATGATGACTTTGTAGATATCCGCTGAAAATGTGGTGATTAATCACAACAGCACTGCCAGTTGTAATAAGAGGGCCAAACCATGGACATGGGAGGGCAAAGGATTTCTAGATTTCATTATCCAGAGACCAGATGTCCCCTGCTAGGGAGTTGGCACAGGTCTGAATGGTCCAGGTCGCCCGGGCAAACTGGTTGCGGAACAGCTCGGCGTTGGCGTCGGGGTTGGCAGTCTTCAAAGAGTCGAGGTGGCTGGTCAGAGCTTTGAGGGTGTGGGGACCGGAGCCCAGCAGGATGTGACGGAAGGGGCTGTCTCTGGGAGAAACGTAGGGTGACAGGAAGTTCCTTTCCACCTATAGCAAGAAGACGGACATCATGAAGGCGCTGGATAAAAACCAACGTTATCAACAAATGTATTGGACAGCCCTGTCCTTTGAAAAGCAGGCAGCAGCAACCGAAGACTACCTACATCAACTATTACACTTTACTGTGATTAAAATGTGATGTATCCCATTTAATACATATGATCCAAAGGTAGCTAAACCAACACTAAAGTTGTAATTTCAGCTAATCAAAAGCAGAGGTGGCAGCTTGTGAAATCAACTAAACTTGCTGGGctgagtttttttcccctttaccGTCATGATGCGGTCATTGATCACGCGGCACATCTCGATGTCCTCCAGGTCGCTGTTCTGGATGTCGGCTGCCAGCGCGCTAGAGGCACGGCTGTAGGAGCCAGAGGCCATGATCAACCACTGCACTGTCAGAGCTTTGGGCAACAGCTGGGGCTGCAACTGCAATGACACAAACATGCAGGGATGACTTTTCCTCCCTCAAACTCAAGTTGGTAAGCTGGACATTCAAGACCTGACCACAGTTGACTTCTACGATGAGGAGTAACCAGGCAAAACAAAAacggcattaaaaaaaataaactgatcaTTTTTAGGTCAAGTGATGAAAAACACGACAACAGTCAAGTTGCTCCTGATTTCTGCAGCCCTGCTGAAGGTAAATACTATCTTGATTTACAAGGACACTGGTGAACACTCACCCTCTGAACATTCTTGACCCTCGCATTAATCTGAACCACGTGGCTGCGTATGAGCTGGTTGTACTTCTTCAGGTCCATCTGCAGCAGGTGGTCATGGACCAGCCTCAGCGCTATGTGACCTGCAAACTGGCCCGCTCTCACAGCCAGCTGAGGAACCTGGCTGGCTGTGATAGAGTTCAGGTTTTGTTGGGTGTCCAGGGTTGTGCCAAAGTACGGGTAGTCCTGAGGAGGCACACGGGATGTTTTAAGAATTACTCTCAGATCTACAAAGTTGGCATGAGTTAAAAGAGTTCAGAAACTATTTAAGAACTTGTAGTACAGAAGAATTCACTTACTGAACTTCCAGAGTGGAATCTGAAAGCGACTGAGGGAATGCCGGAGAAGGCGAGGAAAGGATACGCAGCACTGTCCATCCTCAGAGGCTCCAGACTTCAAAATCAAACGCAAAACAGAAGCGTGAGAATGACAGCCTACTATCAAACAAGAAGGCTGTGATAATCATCACTGGCTATACTTTGTTATCTTTAATTAGACAGACTCACATAGTAGACTCCCAGTTGTTCTTTCCAAACTGAGAAAGAAGAGACTTGTCCTTGTCATAGTTCACctaagaagaaaacaaatgctTTGATTAaactcttgttttattttacaaataaaactgaccaACAGAATTATTTCTACTGAAGAGATCAGCTGTGGAGTTACCTCTTTCAGAGCGTTTTGGACCAGGCTGTGCAGCAACGGGCTGGCTGCTACTTTAAACCCATTCTGACCTAAAATGACAAGACCACTAATATTTAGTTATCCTGAAAAATAAGTGATGCTTTTTGCATGTGTATGTACAAGTTAGACATTAAACAGCTTCATGGGTACAAGAAGTCTGCATCCATGGCAGTAAATACCTGTCACAATGCCGTCCAGGTTGATGTAGGTGAATGCTTTCATGCTCAGAGAGGACAAATAACCCTGGAACAAAGAAATATCCAACAAAGGAATGAGACAGAGCACAATCACTAATAATTATCCTCCTCAGAACCAGCCTATTCATTTACATCTGTAATGGGCATTAGTTTTTGGTCTACATCTTTTGACTTATTTGAGCCATCCTAAAAAGTCCTGATGTACGaaatgataagataagatgacctttattagtcccacatgtgggaaatttgttttgtcacagcaggaagtggacagtgcaaaagttctgaagcaaaaattagaatataaATTTAGAATATAAAATTAGAAATAGAAGACATCCTGGGCTTTCCATTGATATCTCATTGCATTGATATCTCATGCATTTGGGTGGCCTCTTTTAGCACCAAAGATTgaggaaatcacaaaaaagtTTAATggtaagatttatttttattgagtgAAAGAAAAATGCAGGTAATCTAAACCTTTGCCATGCACTTCTTACCTCCAACCACTCGGTGGCGCCAACACTCCCATACTCTCCCGCGCTCCAGCTCGCAAACACGATGCTCCTCCTCGGTTTGAATCCATCTATCAAAGTGGAAACATTTAATCAAACTCATGAAGCCAGCACCTTCTTTAGCTGCTCAGCATCTGACATGATGTGTACATccaggaacattttatttggaaATTAAAAACCCGACATCAGCTGCCAACAGGTGCTCACCGTTCTCCACCATGTCAGAGATGGAACGCGCCAGCTCAACGAGGACGCTGGTGCCCACGGTTGATGCCGCAAAGCCGGGGCCCCACGCATCCCTCTGGGCCCCAATGACCACGTATCGATCTGCAGACGGTCACAGGACATTCATCACTCACATCGTTTCCATATTTCCTGACCACAGGATCTCTCTCATTAATCATCTTTGCTGTACCTGCATCCACAAAGCCTTTGATGACCCCAAAGACATTATTTATCCTTTTCTCAGTAAGGACATTGTTGACTTCCACAGTAATAACATCGCTCTCATCTCCAAGTCTGTTGATGCTCTCCCAACCATCTGGCTGAGCTCTACCCCCGAGCTGCCTGTGGGATGCAGACAAACATCAACCCTTTACTGATGCCCTGTTTATTACAAGCTTCAACCATCTTTCTGATACcagttcagtgtgtgtgagtctTACCTCAGAATGTTCAATCCCATGCCTGCTGTGATAGTCTGAGCCAAAATATTTGGCAGGCCTGAAGACTGCACAGGTGGAAACTGGGTGTGGTTGAAG comes from the Oreochromis aureus strain Israel breed Guangdong linkage group 18, ZZ_aureus, whole genome shotgun sequence genome and includes:
- the LOC120434440 gene encoding transferrin receptor protein 1-like; this translates as MEGDTGHVEIIQSSDINEPFGVGNHLNRKSSRKPDVHQKCGCTPKVLCFTAAVIILVFIFGYLIGYLVHRNKDLAPTCAPSAFRYEDIPHETGAAPLMDWDDVKKLLAQKLTTSSMDAVLGQLSSSNHRAGSPGDEDLGNKVLKKFKEYGMKTWTDEHFVKVQDPPASGYNRIVFKNGPEERPTGFLSYSASGTARGAVLYARYGEEKELKQLKDMNIDMNGRVMLVRAGRISFAEKVANAAKVNASAVLIYPDPADYSIGESSPLFGHVHMGSGDPYTPGFPSFNHTQFPPVQSSGLPNILAQTITAGMGLNILRQLGGRAQPDGWESINRLGDESDVITVEVNNVLTEKRINNVFGVIKGFVDADRYVVIGAQRDAWGPGFAASTVGTSVLVELARSISDMVENDGFKPRRSIVFASWSAGEYGSVGATEWLEGYLSSLSMKAFTYINLDGIVTGQNGFKVAASPLLHSLVQNALKEVNYDKDKSLLSQFGKNNWESTILEPLRMDSAAYPFLAFSGIPSVAFRFHSGSSDYPYFGTTLDTQQNLNSITASQVPQLAVRAGQFAGHIALRLVHDHLLQMDLKKYNQLIRSHVVQINARVKNVQRLQPQLLPKALTVQWLIMASGSYSRASSALAADIQNSDLEDIEMCRVINDRIMTVERNFLSPYVSPRDSPFRHILLGSGPHTLKALTSHLDSLKTANPDANAELFRNQFARATWTIQTCANSLAGDIWSLDNEI